From Micromonospora echinospora:
GCCAGCGCCACGTACGCGGCCGCGCCCGGACCGCTCGCGAACGGCGCGGCGAAGATCGACGCGAACAGCACCGCGAGCGCCAGCCCGCCGACGAGCAGGTACGGCCGGCGGGCGCCCCAGCGGGAGCGGGTCCGGTCGGAGATCCGCCCGGCGACCGGGTTGACCAGCACGTCCCACGCCTTCGGCAGGAGCACCAGCAGTGCGGCCAGCCCGGCGGCGACGCCGAGCGTGTCGGTGAGGTACGGCAGCAGGAGCAGCCCGGGCACGGTGCCGAACGCGCCGGTGACCAGGGAACCCAGCGCGTACCCGAGGTGCACCCGGCGGGGCAGGCCCGAAGCTGTCATGGAGCCGAATGCTACTCACGTTATGGCCCGCGTCACATCCCCTCGTCCGGCGACCACGACGCCGCCGCGAGGTCCACCCGGTCCCCGCGCAGCGGGCACCCCTCGGCGAGTAACCGCTCCCGGGCCTTGCGCTCGTGACCCGGCGGCAGCCGGCCGGCCGAGTTCACCACCCGGTGCCAGGGCACGCCACCCCCGTGCCGCGCCATGATCGAGCCGACCAGCCGCGGCGACGCCCGTCCCGAGCGGTCGGCGAGCGCGTCGGCCACCGCCCCGTACGACATCGCGCGCCCCGGCGGGATCCGCTCGACAAGTGCCAGCACCGCCTCGACGTACTCGTCAGGTGTCACGAGCTGCCACGATATGGGAACGCGCCGCGGCGTCACAGACCGCAGCGCGCAGAATGGTCGGGTGCGTGAAGCAGTCACCTCGGCCCGCCGGATCGTCGTCAAGATCGGTTCGTCCTCGCTG
This genomic window contains:
- a CDS encoding MGMT family protein; translated protein: MTPDEYVEAVLALVERIPPGRAMSYGAVADALADRSGRASPRLVGSIMARHGGGVPWHRVVNSAGRLPPGHERKARERLLAEGCPLRGDRVDLAAASWSPDEGM